One genomic segment of Centropristis striata isolate RG_2023a ecotype Rhode Island chromosome 11, C.striata_1.0, whole genome shotgun sequence includes these proteins:
- the ccr12a gene encoding chemokine (C-C motif) receptor 12a yields the protein MSDDDNYALFKELYYDTINMTDSSYVVSDKVMLCAKEAVNKFGEKFIPAFYYANFLLSYLGNGLVLLIIFKYEKLTTVTNIFLLNLVLSNLLFASSLPFWATYHLYEWIFGIALCKMVSAAYFIGFYSSILFLTLMTFDRYLAVVHAVAAAKSRKKAYAVIASVVVWCISIVASIKELVLQNVWESPLNGWICEESGYEESTMEQWRLLSYYQQFLVFFLLPLFMVMYCYISITVRILSTRMKEKCRAIKLIFVIIFTFFGCWTPYNIVILLRAIQISSPSENGDPCAVTERLDYALYVTRNIAYLYCCISPMFYTFVGKKFQSHFRRLIAKRIPCLKRHMSLSSQSTRSTSQRTPHSEY from the coding sequence ATGAGCGATGATGACAACTATGCGTTGTTCAAGGAACTTTATTATGATACCATCAACATGACTGACTCAAGTTATGTGGTCAGTGACAAAGTCATGCTCTGTGCCAAGGAGGCTGTCAACAAGTTTGGTGAAAAATTCATCCCAGCGTTTTACTATGCCAATTTCCTCCTGAGTTACCTCGGCAACGGGCTCGTCCTCCTCATCATCTTCAAGTATGAGAAACTCACCACAGTGACAAACATCTTCCTCCTGAATCTGGTCCTCTCCAACCTCCTCTTCGCCTCCAGCCTCCCCTTCTGGGCAACATACCATCTGTATGAGTGGATTTTCGGCATTGCTCTGTGTAAGATGGTCAGCGCTGCCTACTTCATCGGCTTCTACAGCTCCATCCTCTTCCTCACCCTCATGACATTTGACCGATACCTTGCAGTGGTGCATGCAGTGGCAGCTGCTAAGAGCAGAAAAAAGGCATATGCTGTCATTGCATCAGTGGTAGTTTGGTGCATCAGTATTGTGGCAAGTATTAAAGAGCTGGTTCTCCAAAATGTGTGGGAGAGTCCCCTTAATGGATGGATATGTGAGGAGTCAGGGTACGAGGAGAGCACCATGGAGCAATGGCGTCTGCTTAGTTATTACCAGCAATTCCTggtcttcttcctcctccctctgttcaTGGTGATGTACTGCTACATCAGCATCACTGTCCGCATCCTGTCCACCCGCATGAAGGAGAAGTGCCGTGCAATCAAGCTCATATTTGTCATCATCTTCACATTCTTTGGCTGCTGGACGCCCTACAACATCGTCATCCTCCTTCGAGCTATTCAGATCTCCAGCCCCAGTGAGAACGGTGACCCGTGTGCTGTTACAGAACGCTTGGACTATGCGCTGTATGTGACCCGGAACATAGCCTACCTGTACTGTTGCATCAGCCCAATGTTTTACACGTTCGTGGGAAAGAAGTTCCAGAGCCACTTCAGAAGGCTGATTGCGAAGAGGATCCCCTGtctgaagagacacatgagTCTCAGCAGCCAGAGCACCAGGAGCACCTCACAGAGGACGCCGCACTCTGAGTACTAG